A genomic region of Elusimicrobiota bacterium contains the following coding sequences:
- a CDS encoding HAMP domain-containing protein, producing MTLNKFGVAGRVADAFNELLDSHAQLDEDMRRLGEVLTAIKKGDFSARMPADRSGSARRVAADLNEIADLNERMAGEFRRISIVVGKEGKITQRASIGEVSGSWKTKVASINSLIGDLVQPTNEVARVIGAVARGDLSQTMALEVDGRPVKGEFLRIAKVVNTMVDQLGSFASEVTRVAREVGTEGKLGGQAHVKGVAGTWKNLTDNVNSMAANLTSQVRNIADVTTAVAKGDLSKKITVDVKGEILELKNTINTMVDQLGSFASEVTRVAREVGTEGKLGGQADVQGVAGTWRDLTDSVNSMAGNLTAQVRNIADVTKAVAAGDLSKKITVDVKGEILELKNTINTMVDQLSSFASEVTRVAREVGTEGRLGGQAEVRG from the coding sequence ATGACGCTCAATAAATTCGGCGTCGCGGGCCGGGTCGCGGACGCGTTCAACGAGCTCCTCGACTCCCACGCGCAGCTCGACGAGGACATGCGGCGGCTGGGCGAGGTCCTGACCGCGATCAAGAAGGGCGACTTCTCGGCCCGCATGCCCGCCGACCGCTCGGGCTCCGCCCGCAGGGTCGCCGCCGACCTCAACGAGATCGCCGACCTCAACGAGCGCATGGCCGGAGAGTTCCGCCGCATCTCCATCGTCGTCGGAAAAGAAGGGAAGATCACCCAGCGCGCCTCCATCGGCGAGGTCAGCGGGTCCTGGAAGACCAAGGTGGCGTCGATCAACTCCCTGATCGGCGACCTCGTGCAGCCCACGAACGAGGTCGCGCGCGTCATCGGCGCCGTCGCGCGCGGCGACCTGTCGCAGACTATGGCCCTCGAGGTCGACGGCCGCCCCGTCAAGGGCGAGTTCCTGCGCATCGCGAAGGTCGTCAACACGATGGTCGACCAGCTCGGCTCCTTCGCCTCCGAGGTCACCCGCGTCGCCCGCGAGGTCGGCACCGAAGGCAAGCTCGGCGGACAGGCGCACGTCAAAGGCGTCGCCGGCACCTGGAAGAATCTGACGGACAACGTCAACTCGATGGCCGCCAACCTCACGAGCCAGGTCCGCAACATCGCCGACGTCACGACCGCCGTCGCCAAGGGTGACCTGTCGAAGAAGATCACCGTCGACGTGAAGGGCGAGATCCTCGAGCTCAAGAACACGATCAACACCATGGTCGACCAGCTCGGCTCCTTCGCCTCCGAGGTGACCCGCGTCGCCCGCGAGGTCGGCACCGAAGGCAAGCTCGGCGGCCAGGCCGACGTGCAGGGCGTGGCGGGCACCTGGCGCGACCTCACCGACTCGGTGAACTCGATGGCCGGCAACCTTACCGCGCAGGTGAGGAACATCGCCGACGTGACGAAGGCGGTGGCGGCGGGCGACCTCTCGAAGAAGATCACGGTGGACGTGAAGGGCGAGATCCTGGAGCTGAAGAACACCATCAACACGATGGTGGACCAGCTTTCCTCCTTCGCTTCCGAGGTGACTCGGGTAGCGCGGGAGGTAGGAACCGAGGGGCGCCTCGGCGGGCAGGCCGAGGTGCGCGGC